The Chiloscyllium plagiosum isolate BGI_BamShark_2017 unplaced genomic scaffold, ASM401019v2 scaf_72582, whole genome shotgun sequence DNA window CACAGTTCCGGTctctatatccctcagttagacacTGTGAGGGAGCTGAGGGATAATGGACACTTCACCTCGTgagtgggtgagggagagagtggggtAGATGGAACGTGACGAGAAGAGATCATCTTGGAGGTAGGTGCGATGGGTTGGGTGAAAATGAGTTGTCAGACAGAATTCTAGTGCTGCCCTGTCcgtggcggggggtggggggggggggggggaggaatagTTAGACACTCCTTTACGAGAGCGCCAGGCCCGGTCTCTCTGTCTACACTCACCCCTTCCCGGAATCCATCAAACTTGCAGAGGTTGCCGTTTTTCAGTTGTAGCCTGATGCCGTAGCCCCTGGCCACTCGACGCCAcactccatcactgacatctGAGGCTTGTACACTGTCCACTTTCCCAGTCTTGCTGTTCTTAAAGACGATGGTGTGGTGGCTGAGTCGCAGACGGCCGTCAATCTGCAACGAGAGGTCAGCGGCTCAAACAGACTTCTGTTCACAAACCCGAGATCCCCACCCTCAGCCACACGACCAGGGGCTG harbors:
- the LOC122546454 gene encoding FACT complex subunit SSRP1-like, giving the protein MASSDVLEYNDIYQELKGIMIDGRLRLSHHTIVFKNSKTGKVDSVQASDVSDGVWRRVARGYGIRLQLKNGNLCKFDGFREG